The nucleotide window CATCGAGGAAGGAAGGGCGCGGCATATCAGACCTTTATTCTCAAACTTTATCCCCATGATGTCAAATGGATTTTCCTCCCCCCCGGTCTCCTTTCTGTTCCCCCCTCTTCTTCCATCTTCATTCCCGTTGTGGTATATCTAAAGGTCATGGAAAGACCAAAATTGCGTTATGTCGACGTCATGCCTTTCGAGCAGGACGGGCAGGACCTCATACTCCTCAGCGATGCGGAGGGGGTGGTGGAGAACGCCCTCGCCGTCACCAGGGAGGTGGCCTTCATGGTGGCCCTCATGGACGGCACGAGGACTCTCCGCGATATCCAGGCTGAGTTTATGCGGGCCTCCGGAGAGATGGTCTACATCGAACGCATCGAGGAGCTCGTGAGGGTGATGGATGAGAACCTCCTCCTTGAGGGGGAGCGTTACGACAGGCACATAAAGGGTCTTCGCGGTGAGTATTGCAGCTCTCCCGTCCGAAAGGCATATCTTGCGGGGAAGGGATACGCGTCGAACCGGATGGATCTGCTGACCTTCCTCGACGACCTCTTCGACGGCGGTGTGATGAGGCCCGCCCCCGCTCGGGAGATCTCGGGCATCCTTGCGCCGCACATCGACTACCAGAGGGGCGCCGCGGTGTACCGGGAGACATACCCGTACCTGAGAGGGGGCGCGAAGCCGCTCATCGTCATCTTCGGCACGTGCCACCGGCCCACGGAGGGTCTTTGGAGCATATCACTCAAGGACTTCGAGACGCCGCTCGAGACGATACCCTGCGGACAGGGGCTGAGAGAGTTGATAGGAGCGAACGGTCTCCTGAAGAGGTATATTGATGAGTGGCCGCACCGGACGGAGCATTCCATAGAACTGCAGCTACCTCTCATCCAGTTCATGGTTGAGGAGGATTTCGAGATCCTCCCCATCCTTACAGGTTCCATGCACGAATACGTGGGTGGCCTTAAGGAAACGAACGATGAGGAAGTCACACTC belongs to Syntrophorhabdus sp. and includes:
- the amrB gene encoding AmmeMemoRadiSam system protein B: MERPKLRYVDVMPFEQDGQDLILLSDAEGVVENALAVTREVAFMVALMDGTRTLRDIQAEFMRASGEMVYIERIEELVRVMDENLLLEGERYDRHIKGLRGEYCSSPVRKAYLAGKGYASNRMDLLTFLDDLFDGGVMRPAPAREISGILAPHIDYQRGAAVYRETYPYLRGGAKPLIVIFGTCHRPTEGLWSISLKDFETPLETIPCGQGLRELIGANGLLKRYIDEWPHRTEHSIELQLPLIQFMVEEDFEILPILTGSMHEYVGGLKETNDEEVTLLVENLKGVLSAYGKPCLILSGADLAHIGAQFGDRYPLDGATLDSSRRKDEEILEHIRNVDAEGFFRAVKNERDSRRICGLTPIFFQLKLLEGCASEIVSYDQWSDGQSSVSFAGAVFYR